One genomic segment of Deltaproteobacteria bacterium includes these proteins:
- a CDS encoding motility protein A, which produces MDLATVIGMLVAFGLVFAAMGSNIILFWDFPSVLIVIGGTIGAALITYPLNHVLGVMQVMRKAFFTKQEEPSEVIVKFIDYAGKVRREGILCLEPILKEVSDDFLRKGLQLTVDGLEPQAIQEIMDTEIANQEERHARGAEILLCFGALAPAMGMIGTVIGLVLMLKNMSDPSSIGPAMAVALLTTFYGALLANIVFNPMAGKLKTRSKEEVLVRTMIVEGLMSLSRGENPRIIEEKLNSFLPPKTRKASS; this is translated from the coding sequence ATGGATTTAGCAACCGTCATTGGCATGTTGGTCGCTTTTGGTTTGGTTTTCGCTGCCATGGGCAGCAACATTATTCTCTTTTGGGATTTTCCGTCGGTTCTGATTGTTATTGGCGGCACCATCGGCGCGGCTCTCATCACATACCCTCTCAATCATGTGCTGGGCGTCATGCAGGTCATGCGCAAGGCTTTTTTCACCAAGCAAGAAGAGCCGTCGGAAGTCATCGTGAAATTTATTGATTACGCGGGCAAGGTCCGGCGGGAAGGGATTTTGTGCCTGGAGCCCATCCTGAAGGAGGTTTCGGACGATTTTTTACGCAAGGGCTTGCAGCTTACCGTGGACGGGCTGGAGCCCCAAGCCATCCAGGAGATCATGGACACGGAGATTGCAAACCAAGAGGAACGCCACGCCCGTGGTGCCGAGATTTTGCTGTGCTTTGGAGCGTTGGCTCCGGCCATGGGAATGATCGGCACGGTTATTGGATTGGTGCTCATGCTCAAGAACATGAGCGATCCCAGCTCCATCGGCCCGGCCATGGCCGTGGCCTTGCTGACCACTTTTTATGGCGCGCTTTTGGCCAACATCGTGTTCAATCCCATGGCTGGAAAGCTCAAAACCCGCAGCAAGGAAGAGGTCTTGGTCAGAACCATGATCGTCGAAGGCCTCATGTCCTTGTCCAGGGGAGAGAATCCGCGCATCATCGAGGAAAAATTGAACAGTTTCCTGCCACCCAAAACGCGCAAGGCCAGTTCCTGA